The following is a genomic window from Halorhodospira halophila.
GGCATCGGCGCCGGCCCTCCGGTGCTGGTGGGCGTAAGCATGGCGCTGCCTCTGATCTACATGGCCACCAGCCACGGCATTGCGCAAATCGACCGAGGCATCATGGACATGGCCCATGTGTACCAGCTCGACTGGTACACCCGCCTGACCCGCATCCTGCTCCCCCACCTGGCGCTGACCCTGGCCGGCGCGGCCTCCGGGGCGCTATCGGTCAGCTGGCGCGCAGTGATCATGGCCGAGGCATTCGCAAGCGATGCGGGGCTGGGGCAATCGCTCTGGGGGAGCTACCTCTACGGCGCCGTGACGACGGTCTATGCCCACGTCCTGTGGATCGTCATCCTCGGACTGGCGCTGGAGTACCTGCTGATTCATCCCGGCCGGCAACTCATCGAACGAAGGCTCCAACATGCGTAACCAGACCGACCTAGGGCCCACGGATCCAGCCCTGGCAACCCGGCACGGCGGTCCCGTCGTCGCCCTGGAAGGCACAAGCCGCATCTTCTCCGGCGGCGGGGGCCTATCGGCAGTCGACCTCGCCGTGACCCCCGGCGAGGTCGTCGGGGTCACCGGCGCCAGTGGCTGCGGCAAATCCACCCTGCTGCGCCTGATCGCCGGACGCGAAACACCCGACACCGGCACCATCCGGCGCCATTACGGTCGACTGGGCATGGTCTTCCAGGAACCCCATCTCCTCCCTTGGCTAACCGCACAGGGCAATATCGAGCTGGTGCTGCCCCGGACGGAGAAGCCTCGCGCACTGGAGGCGCTGCGCGGCGTCGGTCTGGAAGCGGCGGCCCGCCAATACCCAGCGCAGCTCTCCGGCGGCATGCGCCAGCGGGTGGGGATTGCCCGTGCGCTGGCTGCTCATCCGGACTTGCTGCTGATGGACGAGCCTTTTGCCAGCTTGGACTACATCAACCGAGCCGAACTGCTCGAGCTGGTTCGCGAGCGGGTGGTGGACTCGGGCGTAGCTGCGGTCTTCGTCAGCCACGACGTACGGGAAATCGTCCAGCTTTGCCACCGCATCCTGGTGATCGGAGACACGCCGGGGCAGATCCGGGCCGAGCTCGAGCACCCTGTTCAAAAAAGAGGGGCACACCTGCGCCCCGGCGCGCTGGCCAACCTGGAAGAGCGCGTGCTTACGGCCATACGGGGGCATCCGACACCAGCCTGCCAGCAGGAGCCCGAAACTCCGGATAACCCCCAATCAGCCTGACAGGCCCTCGCTCAGCGGAAGGAGGATAATTTTTGTGGTCATTGAGTAGGATGGGGTACTGTAGCCTTGATCAATAAAGTTTGGCGGGGTCGAGATCCAGGTGGAACGGTTGGGCGAGCAAGGCGCGCCGGAAGAAAAGCCGTCCGATGCGGAGACCAAGCTCAGTCTACTGCGCGAAGGTCTTGGGGCGGGCTTCTGGCGGCAGGAGTTCGAGTCAGGCCGTGTGACGGCAGACGAGCAACTGCTTACGCTGTATGGGCACCCGGGGACAGATCCATCCACTGGTCCCGTTCCGTGGACGGAGGCGCTCTGGCGCGAGCACGTCCACCCAGAGGACCGGGCACGGGTGGAGGCGTCTTTTCGCGGGGCCTTTGACCGCCACACCGCCTGGGATCTGACCTACCGCATCCGGCGTGCGGATGGGGCGATCCGGTATCTGCGCTCAACGGGCCGTGTGGAATGCGATGCCGAGGGCACACCCACCCACTTGCTCGGCGTTGAGCATGATGTCACCGCCGAAAAAGACGCGGAACGGACTCAGGAGGAGCTCTCGCAGCGCCTGCACCTGGCGACCTCGGCCGCCAGCATCGGCATCTGGGACTACGACCTGACCAGTGGACGGCTCGAGTGGGATGAGGGCATGTTCCGCCTCTACGGTGTGGACCCGGCCACTTTCGGTCATTCATTCGAGGACTGGGCCGAGGCCCTGTTACCCGGGTCCCGCGATAGCGCGGTGGCTGCGCTGAACGAGGCGGTAGCCACCCGCACTCCATTCAATATCCGGATGGACATCCGCCGCGCGGATGACGGCCGATTCCGCACCCTGCTCGGGCTTGCCCAGGTGGTCTGCGATGCCTCCGGCGCCCCGGTGCGGGTCGTGGGCGTCAACCAGGATGTAACCGAGGAGGAAGAGAACCTCCGCCACCTCGCCGCGGCAGAGGCCAAGTTCCGCGGGCTCTTCGAACTCTCGCCGGTTGGTATCGCCATGAACGACTTCCACACCGGCGAGTTCCTCGATTTCAACGACGCCATCAACGAGCCCGCCGGCTACACCCGCGAGGAGTTCCGGGCGCTGAGCTACTGGGACGTGACCCCGGAGGCGTATCGACCGCAGGAACTCGAGCAGATCGAGTCGCTGCAACGCACTGGACGCTACGGGCCGTTCCAAAAGGAGTACATCCACAAGGACGGCCACTGCTATCCGGTCCTGCTCCACGGCTTCAAGACCACCACCCCGGAGGGGCGCGAGGTCATCTGGTCGATCATCCAGGATATCTCCGACATCGAGCAGACCCGACAAGCGCTGGAGGACGCCAACAACCAGCTCGCCTCGTTGATGGATAACGTCCCGGGGATCACCTTCCGCTGCCTCGACGACGATGACTGGACCATGCTTCTGGTCAGTCAGGCGGCCGAGCGGGTGACCGGCTACGCCAGCGACGAACTGGTCAACAATGCCACTGTCTCCTATGCCCAGCTCATTCACCCGGATGATTTGGCCGGGGTCGATGAGGCCATCGCCGAGGCGGTGGGCGAAAACCGTCCCTGGGAGGTGCAATACCGCCTTCGGCACCGAGACGGGTCACTACGCTGGGTCCAGGAGCGGGGGGTTGCCGTGCGCAATGCCCAGGGCGATGTGGCCCACCTGGACGGATTCGTGCTCGATATCACCGAACAGCACCGCGCCGAGCAAGCCCTGCAGGCGGCCAAGGAACGCTTCGCCGGGATCTTCGAGCAGACCGGCAGTGGCGTGGCCGTGTATCGCCCGGTGGATCAGGGACGGGATTTCGAGTTCATCGATCTCAACCCGGCATCCGAGCGCATTGAACAGAGATCCCGAGATGAACTCATCGGCCGGACGCTCGCCGAATGCTTCCCGGGTGTCGAGGAGATGGGCCTGCTCGCGGCGCTGCAGCGGGTGGCTGACACCGGCGTGCCCGAAGAGCTGCCGCTGGCCGCCTACCAGGACGAACGGATCACCGGCTGGCGCGAGAACCGGATCTTCCGGCTCTCTTCCGGCGAAGTGGTTGCGGTCTACGAGGACCGCACCGAGATCAAGCAGGCTCAACAGGAGTCCGAGCGGGCGCGGGAGCAGCTGGCCAATCTCGCCGCGCAGCTACCCGGATTCATCTATCAATACCGCCTATGGCCTGACGGAAGCTCGGCTTTCGTCTACGCCAACGAGGGCATTGAGAAGATCTACGGCACCACGCCTCAAGAGGCCCTGGAGCGCGCCGATCGCCTCTTCGAAGTGGTATGGGAAGCCGACCGGGAAGAGGTTTACCGGAGCATTGAGCAATCGGCCCAGACCCTGACGCCCTGGCGCCACAGCTACCGGATCCAGCACCCCTTAAAGGGCACGGTCTGGCTCGAGGGACACGCCACGCCGCAGCGCCTGGCTGACGGCAGCACCCTCTGGCACGGGTATGTGCACGATATCACCGACCGAGTCCGCGCCGAGCAGGAACTGACCGAGAGCAAGGCGCTGCTCGAGGAATTCTTCAACCAGTCGATCATTGGCTTTTTCTTCATGATGCTCGATGAGCCGATCGACTGGCACTCGGCTTCAGAGGCGGAGAAAGAGTCGCTGCTTGACCATGTCCTGGCCAATCAGCGGATGACCAAGATCAATCAGGCCATGCTCGATCAGTATCGGGCTACTCGTGAGGATTTCATCGGCCATGCCTGCCGGGACTTTTTCCCCGACGAACAGATCGAGCACAGTCGCGCCGTGCTCCGGGAGGTTTTCGACCGAGGCCGGGCCCGCGCGGTGACGCATGAACGGAGACTGGATGGCACACCCGTGATCATCCACGGGGACTATACCTGCCTCTACGATGAGCATGGCCGCGCCACCGGCCACTTCGGTGTCCAGGACGACATCACCGAGCGCAGGCAACAGCAGGAGGCCCTGGAACGAGCGCGCCAGGAAGCCGAGCGCGCGAACCGGGCCAAGAGCGAGTTCCTGGCCAACATGAGCCACGAGATCCGCACCCCGATGAATGCGGTCATCGGTCTCAGCCAACTCCTTGCGCAAACCGAATTGAGCGCCAAGCAGCGCGACCAGCTGCGGAAGATCGAGCACTCATCGAAGATGCTGCTCGGCATCCTCAACGACATCCTCGACTTCTCCAAGATCGAGGCGGGCAAGCTGGAGCTGGAGGCCCGCGAGTTCCAGCTCTTTGATGTGGTTGAGCAGATG
Proteins encoded in this region:
- a CDS encoding ABC transporter permease subunit yields the protein MPDSILPDPQTVAVELGGFLQSTEHWASTAVTLRNVVLSFLFSVLGGVTIGLWAARWPTLQRALHPVIVLIEAAPHIAWLVLAVLWLGIGAGPPVLVGVSMALPLIYMATSHGIAQIDRGIMDMAHVYQLDWYTRLTRILLPHLALTLAGAASGALSVSWRAVIMAEAFASDAGLGQSLWGSYLYGAVTTVYAHVLWIVILGLALEYLLIHPGRQLIERRLQHA
- a CDS encoding PAS domain-containing protein, with amino-acid sequence MGEQGAPEEKPSDAETKLSLLREGLGAGFWRQEFESGRVTADEQLLTLYGHPGTDPSTGPVPWTEALWREHVHPEDRARVEASFRGAFDRHTAWDLTYRIRRADGAIRYLRSTGRVECDAEGTPTHLLGVEHDVTAEKDAERTQEELSQRLHLATSAASIGIWDYDLTSGRLEWDEGMFRLYGVDPATFGHSFEDWAEALLPGSRDSAVAALNEAVATRTPFNIRMDIRRADDGRFRTLLGLAQVVCDASGAPVRVVGVNQDVTEEEENLRHLAAAEAKFRGLFELSPVGIAMNDFHTGEFLDFNDAINEPAGYTREEFRALSYWDVTPEAYRPQELEQIESLQRTGRYGPFQKEYIHKDGHCYPVLLHGFKTTTPEGREVIWSIIQDISDIEQTRQALEDANNQLASLMDNVPGITFRCLDDDDWTMLLVSQAAERVTGYASDELVNNATVSYAQLIHPDDLAGVDEAIAEAVGENRPWEVQYRLRHRDGSLRWVQERGVAVRNAQGDVAHLDGFVLDITEQHRAEQALQAAKERFAGIFEQTGSGVAVYRPVDQGRDFEFIDLNPASERIEQRSRDELIGRTLAECFPGVEEMGLLAALQRVADTGVPEELPLAAYQDERITGWRENRIFRLSSGEVVAVYEDRTEIKQAQQESERAREQLANLAAQLPGFIYQYRLWPDGSSAFVYANEGIEKIYGTTPQEALERADRLFEVVWEADREEVYRSIEQSAQTLTPWRHSYRIQHPLKGTVWLEGHATPQRLADGSTLWHGYVHDITDRVRAEQELTESKALLEEFFNQSIIGFFFMMLDEPIDWHSASEAEKESLLDHVLANQRMTKINQAMLDQYRATREDFIGHACRDFFPDEQIEHSRAVLREVFDRGRARAVTHERRLDGTPVIIHGDYTCLYDEHGRATGHFGVQDDITERRQQQEALERARQEAERANRAKSEFLANMSHEIRTPMNAVIGLSQLLAQTELSAKQRDQLRKIEHSSKMLLGILNDILDFSKIEAGKLELEAREFQLFDVVEQMATLFGEKAHAGGLELLYDIPPSLPQTLVGDSLRLSQVLSNLLGNATKFTERGGTVELGIRGIAPAPSGHTTLRFYVRDTGIGMSEAQIARIFQAFGQADTSTTRRYGGTGLGLVISRRLVEAMGGELTVDSAPGEGSTFAFTLTLPLGEDREATIACPNTRGHRVLIDALARAEGGEGPRGGERTSHHAPDLRGHRLLLVEDNETNREVATELLEKTGATVATAENGTVAVETVRANPPDLVLMDLQMPVMDGYEAMRVLREEGYDRPILALSAAVMDEDRQRAAQAGADGHLGKPIESPDLYAALIEHLRAERTAAAVPEDYVSARETHTLPAGPPGFDLERGLRQLGGDETLYLRQLRRFRGQLTTDYTALIDYLRAGDNAQASRLAHTLKGVAGTLGAVDLQQQAEQIDHALKTGHAVTAECVEALEQALQDAGQALNGLNSEPEPARQGSPEAVTCLRQKLEASELIEEETFQEALAYLRGQGLDCDALEALVEQFELDEALQRLNSLLTGNQEGAT
- a CDS encoding ABC transporter ATP-binding protein, translated to MRNQTDLGPTDPALATRHGGPVVALEGTSRIFSGGGGLSAVDLAVTPGEVVGVTGASGCGKSTLLRLIAGRETPDTGTIRRHYGRLGMVFQEPHLLPWLTAQGNIELVLPRTEKPRALEALRGVGLEAAARQYPAQLSGGMRQRVGIARALAAHPDLLLMDEPFASLDYINRAELLELVRERVVDSGVAAVFVSHDVREIVQLCHRILVIGDTPGQIRAELEHPVQKRGAHLRPGALANLEERVLTAIRGHPTPACQQEPETPDNPQSA